In Marisediminicola antarctica, one DNA window encodes the following:
- a CDS encoding PadR family transcriptional regulator — protein MSVRDGLLTILSLGPAYGLQLHAELTSRAPHRGPVNVGQIYATLDRLGKQGLIRSSGVTNDGLPLYRLTEQGRRAVDTSRESAAVHTLPEWTEMLDQVIIESTIQPATALALARDYRAWWTEDSARVRLALDGGEHRSDVRLALLARQAQAVAAVAWLGSVSDALIQDDPSRPYSADKPRRGRRPRAAVVAASPDA, from the coding sequence GTGTCTGTTCGTGACGGCCTCTTGACGATCCTCTCTCTTGGCCCCGCCTACGGCCTCCAACTGCACGCGGAGCTGACCTCACGGGCCCCGCACCGCGGCCCGGTCAACGTCGGCCAGATCTACGCAACTCTCGACCGGTTGGGCAAGCAGGGCCTGATCAGGTCCTCGGGCGTCACGAACGACGGTCTACCGCTGTACCGGCTCACCGAGCAGGGCAGGCGCGCCGTCGACACCTCGCGCGAATCTGCTGCGGTGCACACCCTTCCGGAGTGGACCGAAATGCTCGACCAGGTCATCATCGAGTCGACCATCCAACCAGCAACGGCACTGGCGCTTGCCCGCGACTATCGGGCCTGGTGGACCGAGGATTCGGCGCGCGTGCGGTTGGCGCTCGACGGCGGAGAGCACCGCTCCGACGTTCGACTGGCGCTTCTGGCCAGACAGGCGCAAGCGGTGGCCGCAGTCGCATGGCTCGGTTCCGTCAGCGACGCGCTCATCCAGGACGACCCGTCGCGGCCCTACTCCGCGGACAAGCCGCGCCGGGGCCGGCGCCCGCGTGCCGCGGTGGTCGCAGCGTCGCCCGACGCGTGA
- a CDS encoding DUF3145 domain-containing protein: MVAATARGVLFVHSAPRALAPHIEWAAGRALDRAVNFDWSHQPVLKGSLRAEFFWEGAPGTGAVLASALRGWEHLRFEVTEDAGFGADGGRWLHTPDLGIFFAQTDTVGNVVIPEDRVRYAMDIAGSNALELHRELRLALGQAWDDELEAFRHASDTSQVVWLHKVG, encoded by the coding sequence GTGGTTGCAGCAACTGCTCGCGGAGTGCTTTTCGTGCACTCCGCTCCTCGCGCGCTGGCGCCCCACATCGAGTGGGCCGCAGGTCGCGCTCTTGATCGTGCCGTAAATTTCGACTGGTCCCACCAACCCGTGCTCAAGGGCTCGTTGCGAGCCGAGTTCTTCTGGGAAGGTGCCCCGGGCACAGGCGCGGTCCTCGCATCGGCCCTTCGCGGCTGGGAGCACCTGCGTTTCGAGGTCACCGAGGACGCCGGATTCGGCGCGGACGGTGGACGCTGGCTGCACACTCCCGACCTCGGTATCTTCTTCGCACAGACCGACACTGTCGGAAACGTCGTGATTCCCGAGGACCGCGTCCGCTATGCCATGGATATTGCAGGGTCGAACGCGCTCGAACTGCACCGCGAACTGCGTCTCGCCCTCGGACAAGCCTGGGACGACGAGCTTGAGGCGTTCCGCCACGCGAGCGACACGAGTCAAGTCGTCTGGCTGCACAAGGTCGGATAG
- a CDS encoding beta-ketoacyl-[acyl-carrier-protein] synthase family protein encodes MRPKKIVVTGLGTTSPLGGNIADTWRALLAGESGVRTLEQDWVAKYQLPITFAAQAKVPATDVLERVEIKRLDPGSQFALIAAREAWADAGAPDIDPERIAVDYATGIGGIWTLVDAWDVLRERGPRRVLPMTVPMLMPNAPAAAISMSLSARGGARTVVSACASSTESIANAYDHLQAGIADMIIAGGTEAAIHPLPIASFAAMQALSKRNDDPTRASRPYDVDRDGFVLGEGAGAIVLETEEHALARGARIYAELAGGSVTSDSYHITAPDPQGSAAARAMLAALEIAGAGIGDVSHINAHATSTPVGDIAEYRAMHRVFGDHLDSIAVSATKAATGHLLGGTGALEAIFTILALHHRTAPPTINLDNQDPEIPLDVVTSPRDLGTGPLLALSNSFGFGGHNAVAAFRSM; translated from the coding sequence ATGCGCCCCAAGAAAATCGTTGTCACCGGACTGGGTACGACCTCACCCCTCGGCGGTAACATCGCCGACACCTGGCGGGCGCTGCTCGCCGGCGAGTCCGGGGTGCGCACTCTCGAGCAGGACTGGGTCGCCAAGTACCAGCTGCCGATCACTTTCGCCGCCCAGGCCAAGGTTCCCGCCACCGACGTTCTCGAACGAGTCGAGATCAAGCGCCTCGACCCCGGCAGCCAGTTCGCCCTCATAGCGGCTCGCGAGGCGTGGGCGGATGCCGGTGCGCCAGACATCGACCCCGAGCGCATCGCCGTTGACTACGCGACCGGGATCGGCGGAATCTGGACCCTCGTCGACGCCTGGGACGTGCTCCGCGAGAGGGGCCCGCGCCGGGTTCTTCCGATGACCGTGCCGATGCTGATGCCCAACGCCCCGGCCGCGGCGATCAGCATGAGCCTGTCCGCCCGCGGCGGCGCCCGTACCGTCGTCTCCGCCTGCGCCTCAAGCACCGAGTCGATCGCCAACGCGTACGACCACCTGCAGGCCGGCATCGCCGACATGATCATCGCCGGTGGCACCGAAGCCGCCATCCATCCGCTCCCCATCGCGTCCTTCGCGGCCATGCAGGCGCTCTCCAAGCGCAACGATGACCCCACGCGCGCCTCACGCCCCTACGACGTCGACCGCGATGGATTCGTGCTCGGCGAGGGCGCCGGCGCGATCGTGCTCGAAACCGAGGAGCACGCTCTCGCTCGCGGCGCCCGGATCTACGCCGAACTCGCTGGAGGTTCGGTCACGAGCGACTCGTACCACATCACCGCTCCTGACCCTCAGGGATCCGCGGCGGCGCGGGCCATGCTCGCTGCTCTCGAGATCGCGGGAGCCGGTATCGGCGACGTCAGCCACATCAACGCGCACGCGACGAGCACGCCGGTCGGCGACATCGCCGAGTATCGCGCGATGCATCGCGTCTTCGGCGACCACCTCGACTCGATCGCGGTCTCCGCGACGAAGGCCGCGACGGGCCACTTGCTGGGTGGCACCGGGGCACTCGAGGCGATCTTCACGATCCTTGCGCTGCACCACCGCACCGCACCGCCCACGATCAACCTCGACAACCAGGATCCTGAGATCCCTCTCGATGTTGTCACGAGCCCTCGTGATCTGGGCACTGGACCGCTGCTTGCGCTGAGCAACTCGTTCGGCTTCGGCGGGCACAATGCTGTGGCGGCGTTCCGCAGCATGTAG
- a CDS encoding ACP S-malonyltransferase, with translation MIVVVCPGQGSQAPGFLTPWLAEDGYRSELEAISDAVGIDLVTHGTVSDADTIRDTAIAQPLIVAAGLLTLTALFADGRRERIGGVAGHSVGEVTAAAAAGILSTTDAMTLVTERGAAMAQAAALEATGMSAVVGGDEASLLETLVQLGLEPANFNGGGQIVVAGALGALDELKAAPPAGARVIPLQVAGAFHTRYMAPAVARLRTVAAALETHDPSLPIWTNRDGSSVTNGAAFVDLLVGQVSSPVRWDSTMASFAAAGVTGVIEIAPAGALVGLAKRGLKGVPTVAVKTPADLTAAFDLIDGIS, from the coding sequence GTGATCGTCGTCGTATGCCCGGGACAGGGCTCCCAAGCCCCCGGATTCCTCACTCCCTGGCTCGCCGAAGATGGCTACCGCAGCGAGCTGGAGGCGATCTCCGACGCGGTCGGCATCGATCTGGTCACCCACGGCACGGTGTCTGATGCCGACACGATCCGCGACACCGCGATTGCCCAGCCGCTCATCGTCGCGGCCGGGCTGCTCACACTCACCGCGCTCTTCGCCGACGGTCGGCGCGAGCGGATCGGCGGGGTCGCAGGGCACTCCGTCGGAGAGGTCACCGCCGCCGCCGCCGCCGGCATCCTCTCCACCACCGATGCCATGACCCTCGTCACTGAACGCGGGGCCGCCATGGCGCAGGCCGCGGCACTCGAGGCGACCGGCATGAGCGCCGTCGTTGGCGGCGACGAGGCCTCACTGCTCGAGACGCTGGTGCAACTCGGTCTTGAACCCGCGAACTTCAACGGCGGCGGGCAGATCGTCGTGGCCGGTGCCCTCGGCGCACTGGACGAGCTCAAGGCCGCTCCCCCGGCTGGAGCGCGGGTCATCCCGCTCCAGGTTGCCGGCGCCTTCCATACCCGGTACATGGCCCCGGCCGTGGCACGTCTTCGCACTGTCGCGGCCGCCCTCGAGACGCACGACCCGAGCCTGCCCATCTGGACCAACCGCGACGGATCGAGCGTCACCAACGGGGCGGCCTTCGTCGACCTGCTCGTTGGACAGGTCAGCTCCCCGGTACGGTGGGATAGCACGATGGCCTCGTTCGCGGCCGCTGGCGTCACCGGAGTGATCGAGATCGCTCCTGCCGGTGCGCTGGTCGGACTGGCAAAACGCGGCCTCAAAGGAGTGCCGACCGTGGCCGTCAAGACCCCGGCAGACCTCACCGCGGCATTCGACCTGATTGACGGGATCTCATGA
- a CDS encoding PucR family transcriptional regulator, whose amino-acid sequence MTTGDRRSTVVHSKEQTLAWLKTVTGELATATLKRLDDTLPWYGDMPPGRRSAVGLVAQAGITSFIHWFDDPTSTPWIAADVFGAAPRELLRSVSLTQTLQLIKVTVEVVEERVKGRDETLREAILLYSREIAFAAADVYARAAEARGLWDARLEALVVDSILSGEYDDELPSRIAALGWHGHGEVSVLVGTAPGMLDVDMLRRTARHLDADVLIGVQGSRLVLVIGRAHPTPPDGETTAESTLVPFMDIATALEPGFGDGHLVLGHEVPSLVDASKSAKAALAGFAVARSWRNAPRPAFADDLLPERALAGDALARSTLINRIYRPLQAHSTELLATLWCYLDNGRSLEATARELFVHPNTVRYRLKRVSEVIGWDATGARESLILQAALILGSIAEPDAAPRRRRR is encoded by the coding sequence CTGACGACGGGCGACAGACGGTCCACCGTGGTGCATTCAAAGGAGCAGACGCTCGCCTGGCTCAAGACAGTGACAGGCGAGCTGGCGACGGCGACGCTCAAGCGGCTCGACGACACCCTGCCCTGGTACGGCGATATGCCGCCGGGGCGGCGGTCGGCCGTCGGGCTGGTCGCGCAGGCTGGCATCACCTCGTTCATTCACTGGTTCGATGACCCGACCTCCACGCCGTGGATTGCGGCGGATGTCTTCGGTGCGGCGCCCCGGGAGCTGCTGCGCTCGGTGAGCCTCACCCAGACGCTCCAGCTCATCAAGGTGACTGTCGAGGTCGTCGAGGAGCGGGTCAAGGGTCGGGACGAGACCCTGCGCGAGGCGATCCTGCTCTACTCGCGTGAGATCGCTTTCGCCGCCGCAGACGTCTACGCCCGAGCCGCCGAGGCTCGAGGGTTGTGGGACGCGCGTCTCGAAGCGCTCGTTGTCGACTCGATCCTGAGCGGCGAATACGACGATGAGCTCCCCTCCCGCATCGCGGCCCTCGGGTGGCACGGGCACGGTGAGGTGTCGGTTCTCGTCGGAACTGCGCCTGGGATGCTCGACGTGGACATGCTCAGACGCACCGCGAGGCACCTCGACGCGGACGTGCTCATCGGCGTGCAGGGCAGCCGCCTCGTGCTGGTGATCGGGCGGGCCCATCCGACCCCGCCCGACGGCGAGACGACCGCCGAATCCACCCTCGTGCCGTTCATGGACATCGCCACCGCACTCGAACCCGGGTTCGGCGATGGGCACCTCGTGCTCGGCCACGAGGTGCCGAGCCTCGTCGACGCCTCCAAGAGCGCGAAGGCCGCCCTCGCGGGATTCGCCGTGGCCCGGTCCTGGCGCAACGCGCCCCGACCGGCGTTCGCCGACGACCTTCTGCCCGAGCGTGCCCTCGCGGGCGATGCCCTGGCACGCTCGACCCTCATCAACCGCATCTACCGCCCATTGCAGGCGCACTCCACCGAGCTGCTGGCCACCCTGTGGTGCTACCTCGACAACGGACGCTCGCTCGAGGCGACCGCCAGGGAGCTGTTTGTGCACCCGAACACGGTGCGGTACCGCCTCAAGCGGGTCTCCGAGGTCATCGGCTGGGATGCGACAGGCGCCCGCGAGTCGCTCATCCTGCAGGCTGCGCTGATCCTCGGCTCGATCGCGGAACCGGATGCTGCGCCGCGGAGGCGACGGCGCTGA
- a CDS encoding bifunctional 3'-5' exonuclease/DNA polymerase produces MYLVLSRGPAGVSLTELDDSGKISRGPDDVVDLAAEVAIRERASAASRWVWDDTSRWYPALLGAGVRVDRCIDLRLCRAILRNSSLTAASALATGAHDGWDEPTPEPRRGGDALFEVDEQPDDGALREFARQRAAVAATANPARIGLLLAAESAGALIAAEMRFAGLPWRTDVHDAMLSDLLGPRPAAEHRPVKMQAVLEAVRAALDSPTLNPDSPPELLGALGRAGLQVQSTRSWELQSIDHPAIAPLLEYKKMARLLSANGWNWLDTNVANGRFRPDYVPGGVVTGRWASKGGGGALQLPRQVRGAVVADPGWKLVVADAAQLEPRILAALSADRGMAEAGSAGDLYAGIVASGAVDTRAHAKVAMLGAMYGATSGESGRLLPRLARAYPRAIAFVEEAARAGERGEVVTTRLGRSSPRGASAGYDETATAADVTRARAEARSWGRFTRNFVVQGTAAEWALCWMAGLRGRLLGLGPARGDFTSGAHLVFFLHDEVVVHCPEDLAERVELELRAAAADAGRLLFGALPIEFPVTVAVVQDYGQAK; encoded by the coding sequence GTGTATCTCGTTCTGAGTCGTGGCCCCGCCGGGGTGAGCCTTACCGAGCTGGACGATTCCGGCAAGATCTCGCGCGGACCCGATGACGTGGTCGATCTGGCCGCCGAGGTTGCGATTCGGGAGCGCGCATCCGCAGCGTCCCGCTGGGTCTGGGACGACACGAGCCGCTGGTACCCCGCACTGCTCGGCGCCGGGGTGCGGGTCGACCGTTGCATTGACCTGCGCCTGTGTCGCGCCATCCTGCGCAACTCGTCTCTTACCGCAGCATCCGCCCTCGCGACCGGCGCCCACGACGGGTGGGATGAGCCCACACCGGAACCGCGGCGCGGCGGCGACGCTCTGTTCGAGGTTGATGAACAACCCGACGACGGCGCGTTGCGCGAGTTCGCCCGGCAGCGGGCGGCAGTCGCCGCGACCGCAAATCCCGCACGCATCGGCCTGCTGCTCGCCGCCGAGTCGGCCGGGGCGCTGATCGCCGCCGAAATGCGTTTCGCGGGCCTTCCCTGGCGCACCGATGTGCACGATGCAATGCTGAGCGACCTGCTTGGGCCACGCCCGGCCGCCGAACATCGGCCGGTGAAGATGCAGGCGGTGCTCGAGGCAGTGCGGGCAGCCCTCGACTCGCCCACTCTGAACCCGGATTCACCGCCTGAACTGCTCGGCGCCCTCGGTCGCGCGGGCCTGCAGGTGCAGTCGACGCGCTCGTGGGAGCTGCAGAGCATCGATCATCCGGCGATCGCACCCCTGCTCGAGTACAAGAAGATGGCACGGCTTCTGAGCGCCAACGGCTGGAACTGGCTCGACACGAACGTCGCAAACGGTCGTTTTCGGCCCGATTACGTGCCCGGCGGTGTCGTGACCGGGCGTTGGGCGAGTAAGGGCGGGGGAGGCGCACTTCAGCTGCCGCGCCAGGTTCGGGGTGCCGTCGTCGCCGACCCGGGGTGGAAGCTCGTGGTCGCGGATGCCGCGCAGCTCGAGCCACGGATCCTCGCCGCGCTCTCCGCCGACCGCGGCATGGCCGAAGCCGGATCTGCGGGCGACCTCTATGCCGGCATCGTAGCAAGCGGGGCCGTCGATACTCGCGCGCACGCCAAGGTCGCGATGCTCGGGGCGATGTACGGGGCGACGTCCGGCGAGTCGGGGAGACTCCTGCCGAGGCTCGCGAGGGCCTACCCGCGGGCCATCGCCTTCGTCGAGGAGGCGGCCAGGGCGGGGGAGCGCGGCGAGGTCGTCACCACGCGCCTCGGCCGCAGCTCCCCCCGGGGCGCCTCCGCCGGATACGACGAGACGGCGACCGCCGCCGACGTCACCCGCGCACGCGCGGAGGCCAGGTCGTGGGGCCGGTTCACCCGCAACTTCGTTGTGCAGGGCACCGCGGCCGAGTGGGCGCTGTGCTGGATGGCGGGGCTGCGCGGCCGACTTCTCGGTCTCGGGCCGGCGCGGGGCGACTTCACGAGTGGGGCACATCTGGTTTTCTTCCTGCATGACGAGGTCGTCGTGCACTGCCCGGAGGACCTCGCCGAGCGGGTCGAGCTCGAGCTCAGGGCTGCGGCGGCGGATGCTGGCCGGCTGCTGTTCGGCGCACTCCCGATCGAGTTTCCGGTGACCGTCGCGGTGGTCCAGGACTATGGGCAGGCGAAATAG
- a CDS encoding beta-ketoacyl-ACP synthase III, whose translation MTTATLTQSQGSQFTRIYSYGAARGDLIVPNSELIGPIDSSDEWIQQRTGIITRTRASAGVSAIDLATEAATEAIEKSGVHADQIDLVIIATISNVQQSPSMATVVADRVGANPAAAYDANAACAGFSYAVTQADALIRTGAAHYALVVGAEKLSDVVDPTDRSISFLLGDGAGAVVIGPSDTPGIAAPVWGSDGSKADAVGMNATLTEFRDGAAPWPTLRQEGQTVFRWAVWDMAKVAKKALEVAGITSADLAAFIPHQANMRIIDEFAKQLKLPESVIVARDVARTGNTSAASIPLATHALLQEHPELSGGLALQIGFGAGLAFGAQVVVLP comes from the coding sequence ATGACAACGGCAACACTCACTCAGTCGCAGGGCAGCCAATTCACCCGCATCTACAGCTACGGTGCCGCCCGCGGCGACCTGATCGTGCCGAACTCCGAGCTCATCGGCCCGATCGACTCGAGCGACGAGTGGATCCAGCAGCGCACCGGCATCATCACCCGCACGAGGGCATCCGCGGGGGTCTCCGCCATCGATCTCGCGACGGAAGCTGCCACGGAAGCGATCGAGAAGTCCGGCGTTCACGCCGATCAGATCGACCTCGTCATCATCGCCACCATCAGCAATGTGCAGCAGAGCCCGTCGATGGCCACCGTCGTCGCCGACCGGGTCGGTGCGAACCCCGCCGCCGCATATGACGCCAACGCCGCATGCGCCGGTTTCAGCTACGCCGTCACCCAGGCTGACGCGCTCATCCGCACCGGCGCCGCGCACTACGCCCTCGTGGTCGGTGCCGAGAAGCTCTCCGACGTCGTCGACCCCACCGACCGCTCCATCTCCTTCCTGCTCGGCGATGGCGCAGGCGCCGTCGTGATCGGACCAAGCGACACGCCCGGCATCGCAGCGCCGGTCTGGGGATCCGACGGGTCCAAGGCCGACGCGGTCGGTATGAACGCCACGCTGACCGAGTTCCGCGACGGCGCCGCGCCGTGGCCGACGCTCCGCCAGGAGGGCCAGACGGTCTTCCGCTGGGCCGTCTGGGACATGGCCAAGGTCGCGAAGAAGGCTCTTGAGGTTGCCGGGATTACGAGCGCCGATCTCGCCGCGTTCATCCCCCATCAGGCCAACATGCGCATCATCGACGAGTTCGCGAAACAGCTCAAGCTGCCCGAGTCGGTCATCGTCGCGCGCGACGTCGCGCGGACCGGCAACACGTCCGCAGCATCCATCCCGCTCGCGACACACGCGCTGCTTCAGGAACACCCCGAACTCAGCGGCGGTCTCGCCCTGCAGATCGGTTTCGGCGCGGGCCTCGCCTTCGGGGCCCAAGTCGTGGTTCTTCCCTAG
- a CDS encoding HNH endonuclease signature motif containing protein — protein sequence MSSYRWTAEEQAELAESMLQFNIEADAEMAARGYRPGVGLPFEGMPAGLFPHDPDLDDPRWADEDDYPGVPDCPGQPGQPGEAGQAGEAVQAGAGLDGGRGYPFGVAAGPGGAGEAMGRLIDALERVEQGIAGLMGDRAVLFEQALVLAEAGTERTRAGSRQLALRSVRAELGAALRIPERTIDALLGVGRSLVHELPATLEALRGGLISYRHAQVMVDQTAGLPAAARVVLEGQALPYARRLTASKFTQKARVLRELLDPDSITQRHARAREDREVRLDPQQDGLALLSQLLPAPEAVAIFTRLTDTAIALQGPLEVRTLAQLRADIFSDVMLDSTDSSSGNGSGSGNGSGSGGDGPLGMVSRRTRRGVARRNRAVRVTLMRAGRRVGWGRSGIRGRGSLRDRYFDTRPRLSVTVPALVLLGMSEEPGSLDGYGPIDPNTARLLAAGAPGMIRLLTHPETGAILSVGRDRYRVPADLRNFLRVRDETCRFPGCSRQAEQCDIDHTLQWQHQHPTAHYNLAHLCPKHHTIKDETNWTVAHTRDGTGALEWTSPAGRTHITEPATVITSGVHDNLQRALHTAARDQGTDQTADEAARAQRTDARRADARGADAQRADARGADAEDEDPPPF from the coding sequence ATGAGCAGCTATCGGTGGACGGCGGAGGAGCAGGCGGAGCTTGCTGAGTCGATGCTGCAGTTCAATATCGAGGCGGATGCGGAGATGGCGGCACGTGGGTACCGGCCGGGGGTTGGTTTGCCGTTTGAGGGGATGCCGGCGGGGTTGTTCCCGCATGATCCGGATTTGGATGACCCGCGCTGGGCTGATGAGGACGATTACCCGGGCGTCCCCGACTGCCCCGGCCAGCCCGGCCAGCCCGGCGAGGCCGGCCAGGCCGGCGAGGCCGTCCAGGCCGGTGCTGGGCTTGATGGTGGTCGTGGGTATCCGTTTGGGGTCGCGGCGGGGCCGGGTGGGGCGGGTGAGGCGATGGGGCGGCTGATCGATGCGTTGGAGCGGGTGGAGCAGGGTATTGCGGGGCTGATGGGTGATCGGGCGGTGTTGTTCGAGCAGGCCCTCGTGCTGGCCGAGGCGGGCACGGAGCGCACGAGGGCGGGCAGCCGGCAGTTGGCGTTGCGGAGTGTGCGGGCGGAGCTGGGGGCGGCGTTGCGGATCCCGGAGCGCACCATCGACGCTCTGCTGGGGGTCGGTCGCAGTCTGGTCCATGAACTCCCGGCCACCCTCGAGGCTCTGCGGGGAGGGTTGATCAGTTACCGGCATGCGCAGGTCATGGTCGATCAGACCGCAGGTCTGCCTGCTGCTGCTCGGGTGGTGTTGGAGGGGCAGGCTCTGCCCTATGCGAGACGGTTGACGGCGTCGAAGTTTACGCAGAAGGCGCGGGTTCTGCGGGAGTTGCTGGATCCGGACTCGATCACACAGCGTCATGCGCGGGCGCGGGAGGACCGGGAGGTGCGTCTGGACCCGCAGCAGGATGGTCTGGCGTTGCTGTCGCAGCTGCTCCCGGCACCGGAGGCTGTCGCGATCTTCACCCGCCTCACCGACACGGCGATAGCCCTGCAGGGGCCGCTGGAGGTGCGTACTCTGGCGCAGTTGCGCGCCGACATCTTCAGCGACGTCATGCTCGACAGCACCGACAGCTCCAGCGGCAACGGCAGCGGCAGCGGCAACGGCAGCGGCAGCGGCGGTGACGGCCCGCTGGGCATGGTGTCCCGCCGCACCCGGCGTGGGGTAGCTCGCCGGAACCGGGCGGTCCGGGTCACGCTGATGCGCGCCGGCCGGAGGGTCGGCTGGGGGCGGTCCGGGATCCGCGGGAGGGGGTCGCTGCGGGACCGGTACTTCGACACCCGACCGAGGCTCAGCGTCACGGTGCCTGCTCTCGTGCTCCTCGGAATGAGCGAGGAGCCCGGGTCCCTCGACGGGTACGGGCCGATCGATCCGAACACGGCGAGGCTGCTCGCCGCCGGCGCGCCGGGCATGATCCGCCTCCTCACCCACCCCGAGACCGGAGCAATCCTCTCCGTCGGCAGGGACCGGTACCGGGTGCCCGCCGATTTGCGCAACTTCCTGCGGGTACGCGATGAGACCTGCCGCTTCCCGGGCTGCAGCAGGCAAGCGGAACAATGCGACATCGACCACACCCTGCAATGGCAACACCAACATCCGACCGCCCACTACAACCTTGCCCATTTATGCCCGAAACATCACACCATCAAAGACGAAACCAACTGGACTGTCGCCCACACGCGCGATGGCACCGGCGCCCTCGAATGGACCTCCCCCGCGGGGCGGACACACATCACCGAACCGGCAACCGTCATCACCAGCGGAGTACACGACAACCTCCAACGCGCCCTCCATACCGCCGCGCGCGACCAGGGAACGGACCAGACAGCGGACGAAGCAGCGCGCGCCCAGAGAACCGACGCCCGGAGAGCCGACGCCCGGGGAGCAGACGCCCAGAGAGCCGACGCCCGGGGAGCAGACGCCGAGGACGAGGACCCGCCACCGTTCTAA
- a CDS encoding acyl carrier protein → MALSTEEVLAGLAELINDETGIATDSVELGKSFTDDLDIDSISMMTIVVNAEEKFDVKIPDEEVKNLKTVGDAVTFITAAQA, encoded by the coding sequence ATGGCACTGTCCACCGAAGAAGTCCTGGCCGGTTTGGCCGAGCTCATCAACGACGAGACCGGAATTGCAACTGATTCGGTCGAGCTCGGCAAGTCGTTCACCGACGATCTGGACATCGACTCCATTTCGATGATGACCATCGTCGTGAACGCCGAAGAGAAGTTCGATGTGAAGATCCCGGACGAAGAGGTCAAGAACCTCAAGACCGTCGGTGACGCCGTCACCTTCATTACGGCCGCACAGGCCTAA